TGTTCAAATAAAAATAGTTGTCTCCTAATTGTACATGTTGGCTTGTCCTCTGTATAGAAGTTTGAATCGTACACTTGTcagtttgtgtgtgtgttgttaaAATTCTCTGTTAGGTTTGACCAAGATACAACAGTTTGGCGCATACATCGTTTGCATGCCTATCTCTCCCATTTTGCACAGTTTTCCTAAGTGACCTTAAGTTCAGTCGCATCTGTAGGTGTGGGTGCAGAAAAAACATTTGCATCAGTTCAAAATGAAACACAAAAACAGTATGATGCGTAGTTTGATGTGTGTGTTAAAAACAAAACAGTACGGTTTTGCATTATATTTTGTTCACTAAACAAAAAAAGTTCTATCAGTTCAGCAAAGAAAAACCCTCTCCTCCTGTCAATCCCACTTCAACGGCCGCGTAATTCCATTTCCCCTTCTTTCTCTCTAGCCATTACCTCGGCCGCCGGCCACCACGCTCCTGCACCTTGCTGCTTGTTCTCTGTTGGTGGTGCACGCCACTGGCGATAGATGGTAGCTACTCTTGATGCACATTTTTTCACTACTGGCTGTGCGTACGCATTGGTGTGCTGTAGAGTGATGTGAAACACTCAGTTCAATTTCACATTAACTAACTCGTCACacactcagttcaatttcttcagtggcaAAAAAGTGGAACCTGCAGGAGAAGCCACGGGGGGCGAGGACGTCCAACTCGGCGAGATTAACGTCATAGTCGACCCCATGTTCGCTGGCAAGACCACCGTGGTTCTCCGCCGGCACCGGTAGGTACTTCACCCTGGTGCCGTCTCTTGCTTACTGATTCATTTCGCCCCTGTTCCTGTCAGTCGGTCAGGGAGTAAGAGGAAAAATGAACACTGAGAAGAGTAGGTATTAAGCCAAGTATATAAAACTAATGTGCTTCAAAGTGTTTGCTTAAATGCATAAACAAAGATTTATTTTAGTTCAGTTCATCATGAGCAGTAGTCCAAGGCCTCAGCTCCTCTTTCCTCTGTAGTGACGATCGCATCAGCTTCACCCTCTCCTTTCTGCTGTAGTCCATGGCTGGAGCTTGCTGGCGATGGCGGATGTGGAGCTTCACCACCATTCGCAGCTCCAAACCGTGATCCAGTTCTTCGTGAGGCTCTCGAGCTTGTATTTTTTTCCAGTTCATCTAATGTAAGCTATTCAGTACCTCTAATTCCCAATCATAAGTACGATTCCCTTTATGTTTTCCATTTTCTTCCTATAACACAAAACATGCACTGTAGGATGAAATGAGAGGATATACTAAAAGAAAATGTGTGGTGGCGCTGTCCATGTTTTCAATTTAAACCACTAGCTTTTTTATACACAAAAAAATCTGCAAATATGTTTGCTAATGTGTGTTTCTAATTGAACCATGCAAGTTTCATTTGATGGCATTCGGCAAAATTGCTACTGTGTTTTTCTAATTGAAATTGCTACTGGATAGATGTGCCTTCTTCGGCATCACTGTGATAGCCACCATTGTGCTTATTGATGTgatgttttgaacttttttagtGCTGTAAAATTTGTTTACTTCTAGTTGCTGCTTGATGCCACGGCTGAAATGTGCAAGTT
This DNA window, taken from Triticum aestivum cultivar Chinese Spring chromosome 1D, IWGSC CS RefSeq v2.1, whole genome shotgun sequence, encodes the following:
- the LOC123182676 gene encoding uncharacterized protein — translated: MCTFNFFSGKKVEPAGEATGGEDVQLGEINVIVDPMFAGKTTVVLRRHRPWLELAGDGGCGASPPFAAPNRDPVLREALELVFFSSSSNVRDSHPGAWEQLLMEDESKCCDWLL